The segment TTGGATTGGGTATTGGTGTTGGCTCATATACTTATTCCTCTGCCAGATTTTTTAATGATATCATTTCACTTTCTGATTACGATTTTTTGCTGGTGCGCGATGAAGAAAGTGCTAAACGAATTATCCGCTACGGTTTTTCTTATACTTTAAGAATTGCAACTGATTTGGCTTTTTTAAAACAGTATTGGCTTAGTGACTCCGAAATATCGGGATCAGAAAGAAACTGTGTCGGTTTTATTCTTCGTGATTGGAGCTATGACAATCAGATTGATTTTGATGCAATCGAACAAACAGCTCAGTCATTGCAGCGTTCTGGAATTCCAGTCCTATTCTTTTCGTTTGATGGAAATACCGATAGATTTTATAAAGAAAGGTTTAGTAACTTTTCCATGATTGAATGGAATCCTGAGAGAATCACTGTAACTGAGTTTGTTCAAAAGTTGAAACAATGCAAGTTGATAGTTACCAGTCGGGCGCATGGTGCTATTCTGTCGGCATGCCTCAACATTCCCTCTGTTTGTTTAGCCATTGAAGAGAAATTGGTGAAGGTTTCAGAAATGCTTGCTAAATCATCCGTGTTGATTCAGATGCCTATACAGGCTTCTGAACTTACTCAAGTAGTTTTGCATCAATTTCGAAAGGAAGGTCTCGAAGAGTGTGTTCGTGAAGATGTCCGGCTAAATCAAATAGTAATGGAAGCTGGTATAGTTAGCTTGAAAGAGTTTTTAAAGGGGAATTAATGAGGAAGGTACTATTAATAATTGGCACAAGACCAGAAGCAATAAAATTAATTCCTGTGTACAAGGAGTTAAAAAAGTCCAAAGGCTGGTTAACACTTTTGGTATCTACTGGCCAGCATCATGAAATGTTAAAATCAATTTTTGATTTTTTCGAAGTGCAACCGGATGTTGATTTGGCAGTCATGACAAAAAATCAATCATTAGTTGGATTAACTGAGTTGTTACTTAGGGCCTGCACAACCGTTATTGAAGATCATTCACCCGATTTAATAATTGTTCAAGGGGACACAACAACAGCAATGGTCGGTGCGCTGGCTGGATTTTACAAACAAGTGCAAATTGCTCATGTTGAGGCTGGACTTCGTTCCTATGACAAGACCGCTCCATTTCCGGAAGAAGTTA is part of the Cyclobacteriaceae bacterium genome and harbors:
- a CDS encoding polysaccharide pyruvyl transferase family protein, with the translated sequence MTDKIILKGYYGFANLGDDILLKVTYQLVKECFPDSEILVCSNSAFDNSYIISILGESVRIIKDDDPIKANWIVDGGGGVYFDFKKGNLKFYLLNTIIHLLGFTLFKSFYRAYRSLKRNTGITSIGRIGLGIGVGSYTYSSARFFNDIISLSDYDFLLVRDEESAKRIIRYGFSYTLRIATDLAFLKQYWLSDSEISGSERNCVGFILRDWSYDNQIDFDAIEQTAQSLQRSGIPVLFFSFDGNTDRFYKERFSNFSMIEWNPERITVTEFVQKLKQCKLIVTSRAHGAILSACLNIPSVCLAIEEKLVKVSEMLAKSSVLIQMPIQASELTQVVLHQFRKEGLEECVREDVRLNQIVMEAGIVSLKEFLKGN